A genomic stretch from Euwallacea fornicatus isolate EFF26 chromosome 10, ASM4011564v1, whole genome shotgun sequence includes:
- the Nsun2 gene encoding tRNA (cytosine(34)-C(5))-methyltransferase, giving the protein MGRRKAGFRKNHFFSHQRRHQKDKAEPPQQKDERKPYNDIIRENEKFIEYYRKQGVCKPEEFDQFIAILKRDLPSTFRITGSKTVSKKMLGVVEGELIKECVQQSGDEKPPNMFPLPWYPDKLAWQLELTRKDIRSNEAYYKLHNFLISETEHGTISRQETVSMIPPLVLDVQPHHKILDMCAAPGSKTAQLLELLHQNDEPIPTGYVLANDVDNKRCYMLVHQAKRLNSPCVAVINHDSAMLPNMYETLPDGGTQQVQFDRILCDVPCSGDGTLRKNPDIWMKWTPANALNLHGIQYRILRRAAELLTMGGRIVYSTCSLNPVENEAVIHRMLVEANGALELVDVSASLPGLKYTPGMVSWQVSSRNLEFYKTFDEVDEKWTTTIRPQMYPPKDEDKNKYHLERCIRILPHQQNTGAFFVAVLQKVGAFTSKEKKTEGENLEVQNVESNKREFDERLPQNQRKRRRKDIYREDPYVFFKEDEPVWTDIKEFYHISDKFDAQCLLTRCHEGKKKNIYLTSAGIKDLVVTNQSTIKFINTGVKAFVRCDNKNMKCAFRIANDGLESIYPYIGTCRKVNIPNEDLIVLLTNNNPQKSPQISELSQSIQDQVEHLSAGSCVLIYTEKSENSKDAPMQIHISGWRGTTSLRCYTTQHSTVHLLRLLGGDISKYDVSKFKKKTEDDEETPESGDTLKPTKEKEEGNE; this is encoded by the exons aTGGGGCGACGAAAAGCGGGTTTTaggaaaaaccatttttttagcCACCAAAGAAGACACcaa AAAGATAAAGCGGAACCACCCCAACAGAAAGATGAGAGGAAACCCTACAATGACATTATTCGAGAGAATGAGAAATTCATAGAGTATTATAGG AAACAAGGTGTATGTAAGCCTGAGGAATTTGATCAATTTATTGCTATATTAAAAAGAGATCTACCATCAACTTTCCGTATTACTGGCTCCAAGACAGtgtcaaaaaaaatgttaggaGTAGTAGAGGGAGAATTGATAAAGGAATGTGTGCAACAAAGTGGTGATGAAAAACCACCTAACATGTTTCCTTTGCCTTG GTATCCTGACAAATTAGCTTGGCAACTTGAACTAACAAGAAAAGATATTCGATCCAATGAAGCATATTATAAACTTCACAATTTCCTTATTTCGGAAACTGAACATGGCACCATTTCCAGACAAGAAACTGTGAGCATGATTCCCCCACTTGTCTTAGATGTTCAACCACACCACAAA ATTTTGGACATGTGCGCAGCACCAGGCTCAAAAACTGCCCAACTGCTGGAACTTTTGCACCAAAATGATGAACCAATACCTACAGGCTATGTTCTAGCCAATGATGTAGACAATAAAAGGTGCTATATGTTGGTGCATCAAGCCAAGAGGCTTAATTCACCTTGTGTAGCTGTTATTAACCATGATAGTGCCATGTTGCCTAATATGTATGAAACATTGCCAGATGGAGGTACTCAGCAG GTTCAATTTGACAGAATTCTTTGCGACGTCCCTTGCTCAGGTGATGGTACTCTAAGGAAAAATCCAGACATCTGGATGAAATGGACACCAGCTAATGCCTTAAACCTCCATGG aattcaaTATCGGATATTGAGAAGGGCTGCGGAATTACTGACGATGGGAGGGAGGATAGTGTATTCCACTTGCTCACTTAATCCTGTCGAAAACGAGGCTGTGATCCATAGAATGTTAGTGGAGGCCAATGGTGCTTTGGAGTTGGTAGATGTTTCTGCATCTTTGCCTGGATTAAAGTACACTCCTG GTATGGTAAGTTGGCAGGTTTCAAGCAGAAATCTCGAATTTTACAAAACCTTTGACGAAGTCGATGAAAAATGGACCACCACCATAAGGCCCCAGATGTATCCCCCAAAAGATGAAGATAAAAACAAGTACCACCTTGAAAGATg CATAAGAATCCTTCCGCACCAACAGAACACCGGTGCGTTCTTTGTGGCTGTCTTGCAGAAAGTTGGTGCGTTCACTTCAAAGGAAAAGAAAACAGAGGGGGAGAATTTAGAGGTTCAAAATGTTGAGTCAAACAAACGAGAATTCGATGAAAG ATTGCCacaaaatcaaagaaaacgACGCCGTAAAGATATCTACCGCGAAGACCCTTATGTGTTTTTCAAAGAAGATGAACCTGTTTGGACGGATATTAAAGAGTTTTACCACATCTCAGACAaattcgatgcacaatgtctCTTAACTCGCTGCCATGAAGGCAAAAAGAAGAACATTTACCTCACTTCTGCTGGTATTAAGGACTTAGTGGTCACCAACCAATCCACCATAAAATTCATCAATACCGGTGTAAAAGCTTTTGTTAGATGCGACAATAAGAACATGAAATGCGCGTTTAG AATTGCCAATGACGGTCTTGAAAGTATTTATCCGTACATTGGAACATGTCGCAAAGTCAACATTCCTAATGAGGATCTCATAGTCTTGTTGACGAATAATAACCCACAAAAATCGCCTCAAATTTCCGAGCTGTCGCAGTCGATTCAAGACCAAGTGGAACATTTAA gTGCAGGAAGTTGTGTATTGATTTACAcagaaaaatctgaaaatagtAAAGATGCTCCAATGCAGATTCACATCAGCGGGTGGCGGGGTACCACTTCGTTGAGATGTTACACTACTCAACATAGTACTGTGCACTTGTTAAGGTTGTTGGGTGGGGATATTTCGAAGTACG ACGtgagcaaatttaaaaagaaaactgaagACGATGAAGAAACACCTGAATCTGGCGATACCTTGAAGCCGACTAAAGAGAAAGAAGAGGGAAATGAGTAA
- the LOC136341699 gene encoding centrosomal protein of 104 kDa isoform X3 — MGNHLASRVEFYCSNEDSNTISDIGDVSWEYIGYVTLTSNESTEFKSRELKSANVPKMEASFVKLSLFKNHIIPLNVFNQVSVIAFNVIGSDLDHQQHISNEEVDGQMAKLNEIINNPEYFSPYDDLAFDMYVAADVAKIVREMEIKKYLAVINERFEYARKLKHAMLTLRTAGEKMGKYELEKRHAIELEDYEKANHKKMQLEQFRNEIFQQLGVEELLEANGPCSKNDECIDTNPENKNLLSPTMNIRNDRRSSSPNQMSPLHMSRYQSPRTGSPCTGSPVLNRGSLRRRNKSAGAIVKSTYEMYEDKPLPALRHSQTNEFLRECQIDQDSKTTSKLTEREKKQASLPILVFGTDLVEKFYSKHYSDKEEGLQCLKEELLSYDNTKMHTPNKTARASVFLLHRALRDKVFTVYNLANEVIRLFFVQFVPGRVLPAEVSRSVDKLLPELLTKSGDTSARIHHMAVHTILTMADVKAVRELHIIPVHLSRPVSSSTHPRLALSRAEMVEQLILNHGISTEKQSGLTCRTLSEFGSSGLHHPAEAVRKVSERVLVLVYKVNPRMVRKQLPPDDDITRRNLLYRQLFHEFDNIDLQRKRELLERNRLIQQCPGMSNGECFSSELQKDTKANNEISKCVSSGNIERMANSFVASDNGTRLNYILSKSQSGGNIVQTNGNNKQDQDRQSSSSASGVSSPSNNSQKTDSERHCIFCGQPEKVILLTSNSMNSHYWRQCPMLVRCKHCSQVVEVATLTEHLMMECEKHETFKQCSQCTEAINKEKNQVHLTECSDLPEGHTRCPLCHKNLETNELCWKNHFMGTNLCAKNARVKSVNSKQVTIQI, encoded by the exons ATGGGAAACCATTTAG CCTCAAGAGTGGAGTTTTATTGCAGTAATGAGGACAGTAACACCATTAGCGATATAGGCGATGTTAGCTGGGAATACATAGGATACGTCACGTTGACCAGTAATGAATCTACAGAATTCAAGAGCAGAGAGCTCAAATCGGCGAACGTGCCTAAGATGGAAGCTTCGTTTGTTAAGTTGAGTTTGTTCAAAAACCACATTATTCCTCTTAATGTTTTCAACCAG GTCAGTGTGATCGCATTTAATGTAATTGGCAGTGACCTGGACCATCAGCAGCACATCTCCAACGAAGAAGTGGATGGACAGATGGCAAAATTGAACGAGATAATTAATAATCCAGAATATTTTTCACCTTACGATGACTTGGCCTTTGATATGTACGTTGCAGCTGATGTGGCGAAAATTGTGAGGGAAATGGAGATAAAGAAGTATTTGGCTGTTATAA ATGAGAGATTTGAATATGCAAGGAAGCTCAAACACGCCATGCTGACCCTGCGAACAGCGGGAGAGAAAATGGGCAAATACGAACTGGAGAAGCGACATGCCATTGAGCTGGAAGACTACGAGAAGGCCAACCACAAGAAGATGCAACTGGAACAGTTTAGGAATGAGATTTTCCAGCAGCTTGGAGTGGAAGAGCTTCTGGAAGCTAACGGG CCTTGTTCGAAAAACGACGAATGCATCGACACAAATCCGGAAAACAAGAATCTCCTCTCTCCAACGATGAATATCAGAAACGATAGAAGATCAAGCTCGCCTAATCAAATGTCCCCGTTGCACATGTCGAGGTACCAAAGCCCTAGGACTGGATCACCCTGCACGGGGAGCCCCGTTCTGAACCGGGGATCTCTTAGAAGGCGAAACAAGTCCGCCGGCGCCATTGTGAAATCGACGTATGAGATGTATGAAGATAAACCTCTGCCTGCGTTAAGACA CTCTCAAACCAACGAGTTCCTCCGCGAATGCCAGATCGACCAAGACTCCAAGACCACCTCAAAGCTGACCGAACGCGAGAAGAAACAAGCTAGTCTCCCTATTCTGGTCTTCGGGACTGATCTAGTCGAGAAATTCTACTCTAAGCATTACTCAGATAAAGAGGAAGGTTTGCAATGCTTGAAGGAGGAGCTGCTCTCGTACGACAATACCAAGATGCACACCCCAAACAAAACTGCCAGGGCTTCGGTGTTCCTGCTACACAGGGCTTTAAGGGATAAAGTATTCACTGTATACAACCTGGCCAATGAGGTCATTAGGTTGTTTTTTGTGCAGTTTGTCCCTGGAAG AGTATTGCCGGCAGAAGTTTCTAGAAGTGTAGACAAGCTGCTACCAGAGCTATTGACTAAATCCGGAGACACCAGCGCTAGGATCCACCACATGGCTGTACACACCATACTGACAATGGCGGATGTTAAAGCTGTAAG AGAACTTCATATTATTCCGGTGCATTTGAGTAGGCCGGTTAGTAGCAGCACTCATCCTAGATTAGCGCTCAGTAGGGCGGAAATGGTCGAACAACTCATTTTGAATCATGGGATTTCCACTGAGAAACAGAG CGGATTAACGTGCCGAACACTATCAGAATTCGGATCTAGTGGCCTTCACCATCCAGCAGAGGCAGTACGGAAAGTCTCGGAAAGGGTTTTGGTACTCGTTTACAAGGTCAATCCTAGAATGGTACGGAAGCAACTGCCCCCTGATGACGATATAACCCGACGAAATCTGCTTTACAGACAACTGTTTCACGAGTTTGATAACATAGACTTGCAG CGTAAACGCGAGCTTCTGGAACGAAACCGGCTGATCCAGCAATGCCCAGGAATGTCCAACGGCGAGTGCTTCAGTTCAGAGCTGCAAAAAGATACGAAAGCTAAtaatgaaataagcaagtgCGTTAGCTCTGGAAACATAGAGCGCATGGCAAATAGCTTCGTTGCCAGCGACAATGGAACACGACTTAATTATATCTTATCCAAAAGCCAGAGTGGCGGTAACATTGTTCAAACCAATGGAAACAATAAACAGGACCAAGATCGGCAGAGCTCGAGTTCGGCCAGTGGAGTGTCCAGTCCTAGTAATAATTCGCAGAAAACCGATTCTGAGAG gCATTGCATATTCTGCGGCCAACCCGAAAAGGTAATCCTGCTAACGAGTAATTCGATGAATTCGCACTACTGGAGACAGTGTCCGATGTTGGTGCGGTGCAAGCACTGCAGCCAGGTGGTTGAAGTGGCGACGCTGACGGAACACCTGATGATGGAGTGCGAGAAGCACGAAACTTTCAAGCAATGCTCGCAGTGTACGGAGGCTATAAACAAAGAGAAGAATCAAGTACATTTGACCGAATGTAGTG ATTTACCCGAAGGACATACCAGATGCCCTCTCTGCCACAAAAACTTGGAAACTAATGAACTTTGTTGGAAAAATCACTTCATGGGAACGAATTTGTGCGCGAAAAATGCTAGAGTTAAAAGTGTCAATTCCAAACAAGtcacaattcaaatttaa
- the LOC136341699 gene encoding centrosomal protein of 104 kDa isoform X2, with protein MPKKIGFSSASASSEDSKYRLTELNSHGPIVRGWRSEKNCDYPQEIVLQLEKRCVLDKIQILAHQYMIPSRVEFYCSNEDSNTISDIGDVSWEYIGYVTLTSNESTEFKSRELKSANVPKMEASFVKLSLFKNHIIPLNVFNQVSVIAFNVIGSDLDHQQHISNEEVDGQMAKLNEIINNPEYFSPYDDLAFDMYVAADVAKIVREMEIKKYLAVINERFEYARKLKHAMLTLRTAGEKMGKYELEKRHAIELEDYEKANHKKMQLEQFRNEIFQQLGVEELLEANGPCSKNDECIDTNPENKNLLSPTMNIRNDRRSSSPNQMSPLHMSRYQSPRTGSPCTGSPVLNRGSLRRRNKSAGAIVKSTYEMYEDKPLPALRHSQTNEFLRECQIDQDSKTTSKLTEREKKQASLPILVFGTDLVEKFYSKHYSDKEEGLQCLKEELLSYDNTKMHTPNKTARASVFLLHRALRDKVFTVYNLANEVIRLFFVQFVPGRVLPAEVSRSVDKLLPELLTKSGDTSARIHHMAVHTILTMADVKAVSGLTCRTLSEFGSSGLHHPAEAVRKVSERVLVLVYKVNPRMVRKQLPPDDDITRRNLLYRQLFHEFDNIDLQRKRELLERNRLIQQCPGMSNGECFSSELQKDTKANNEISKCVSSGNIERMANSFVASDNGTRLNYILSKSQSGGNIVQTNGNNKQDQDRQSSSSASGVSSPSNNSQKTDSERHCIFCGQPEKVILLTSNSMNSHYWRQCPMLVRCKHCSQVVEVATLTEHLMMECEKHETFKQCSQCTEAINKEKNQVHLTECSDLPEGHTRCPLCHKNLETNELCWKNHFMGTNLCAKNARVKSVNSKQVTIQI; from the exons ATGCCtaagaaaattggattttcatCTGCAAGTGCTTCCA GTGAGGATTCAAAATATCGACTTACAGAACTAAACAGCCACGGTCCCATTGTGCGAGGATGGAGGTCGGAAAAGAACTGCGATTACCCTCAAGAGATAGTGCTGCAATTAGAAAAAAGATGCGTTTTAgataaaatccaaattttggCTCATCAATACATGATAC CCTCAAGAGTGGAGTTTTATTGCAGTAATGAGGACAGTAACACCATTAGCGATATAGGCGATGTTAGCTGGGAATACATAGGATACGTCACGTTGACCAGTAATGAATCTACAGAATTCAAGAGCAGAGAGCTCAAATCGGCGAACGTGCCTAAGATGGAAGCTTCGTTTGTTAAGTTGAGTTTGTTCAAAAACCACATTATTCCTCTTAATGTTTTCAACCAG GTCAGTGTGATCGCATTTAATGTAATTGGCAGTGACCTGGACCATCAGCAGCACATCTCCAACGAAGAAGTGGATGGACAGATGGCAAAATTGAACGAGATAATTAATAATCCAGAATATTTTTCACCTTACGATGACTTGGCCTTTGATATGTACGTTGCAGCTGATGTGGCGAAAATTGTGAGGGAAATGGAGATAAAGAAGTATTTGGCTGTTATAA ATGAGAGATTTGAATATGCAAGGAAGCTCAAACACGCCATGCTGACCCTGCGAACAGCGGGAGAGAAAATGGGCAAATACGAACTGGAGAAGCGACATGCCATTGAGCTGGAAGACTACGAGAAGGCCAACCACAAGAAGATGCAACTGGAACAGTTTAGGAATGAGATTTTCCAGCAGCTTGGAGTGGAAGAGCTTCTGGAAGCTAACGGG CCTTGTTCGAAAAACGACGAATGCATCGACACAAATCCGGAAAACAAGAATCTCCTCTCTCCAACGATGAATATCAGAAACGATAGAAGATCAAGCTCGCCTAATCAAATGTCCCCGTTGCACATGTCGAGGTACCAAAGCCCTAGGACTGGATCACCCTGCACGGGGAGCCCCGTTCTGAACCGGGGATCTCTTAGAAGGCGAAACAAGTCCGCCGGCGCCATTGTGAAATCGACGTATGAGATGTATGAAGATAAACCTCTGCCTGCGTTAAGACA CTCTCAAACCAACGAGTTCCTCCGCGAATGCCAGATCGACCAAGACTCCAAGACCACCTCAAAGCTGACCGAACGCGAGAAGAAACAAGCTAGTCTCCCTATTCTGGTCTTCGGGACTGATCTAGTCGAGAAATTCTACTCTAAGCATTACTCAGATAAAGAGGAAGGTTTGCAATGCTTGAAGGAGGAGCTGCTCTCGTACGACAATACCAAGATGCACACCCCAAACAAAACTGCCAGGGCTTCGGTGTTCCTGCTACACAGGGCTTTAAGGGATAAAGTATTCACTGTATACAACCTGGCCAATGAGGTCATTAGGTTGTTTTTTGTGCAGTTTGTCCCTGGAAG AGTATTGCCGGCAGAAGTTTCTAGAAGTGTAGACAAGCTGCTACCAGAGCTATTGACTAAATCCGGAGACACCAGCGCTAGGATCCACCACATGGCTGTACACACCATACTGACAATGGCGGATGTTAAAGCTGTAAG CGGATTAACGTGCCGAACACTATCAGAATTCGGATCTAGTGGCCTTCACCATCCAGCAGAGGCAGTACGGAAAGTCTCGGAAAGGGTTTTGGTACTCGTTTACAAGGTCAATCCTAGAATGGTACGGAAGCAACTGCCCCCTGATGACGATATAACCCGACGAAATCTGCTTTACAGACAACTGTTTCACGAGTTTGATAACATAGACTTGCAG CGTAAACGCGAGCTTCTGGAACGAAACCGGCTGATCCAGCAATGCCCAGGAATGTCCAACGGCGAGTGCTTCAGTTCAGAGCTGCAAAAAGATACGAAAGCTAAtaatgaaataagcaagtgCGTTAGCTCTGGAAACATAGAGCGCATGGCAAATAGCTTCGTTGCCAGCGACAATGGAACACGACTTAATTATATCTTATCCAAAAGCCAGAGTGGCGGTAACATTGTTCAAACCAATGGAAACAATAAACAGGACCAAGATCGGCAGAGCTCGAGTTCGGCCAGTGGAGTGTCCAGTCCTAGTAATAATTCGCAGAAAACCGATTCTGAGAG gCATTGCATATTCTGCGGCCAACCCGAAAAGGTAATCCTGCTAACGAGTAATTCGATGAATTCGCACTACTGGAGACAGTGTCCGATGTTGGTGCGGTGCAAGCACTGCAGCCAGGTGGTTGAAGTGGCGACGCTGACGGAACACCTGATGATGGAGTGCGAGAAGCACGAAACTTTCAAGCAATGCTCGCAGTGTACGGAGGCTATAAACAAAGAGAAGAATCAAGTACATTTGACCGAATGTAGTG ATTTACCCGAAGGACATACCAGATGCCCTCTCTGCCACAAAAACTTGGAAACTAATGAACTTTGTTGGAAAAATCACTTCATGGGAACGAATTTGTGCGCGAAAAATGCTAGAGTTAAAAGTGTCAATTCCAAACAAGtcacaattcaaatttaa
- the LOC136341699 gene encoding centrosomal protein of 104 kDa isoform X1, producing MPKKIGFSSASASSEDSKYRLTELNSHGPIVRGWRSEKNCDYPQEIVLQLEKRCVLDKIQILAHQYMIPSRVEFYCSNEDSNTISDIGDVSWEYIGYVTLTSNESTEFKSRELKSANVPKMEASFVKLSLFKNHIIPLNVFNQVSVIAFNVIGSDLDHQQHISNEEVDGQMAKLNEIINNPEYFSPYDDLAFDMYVAADVAKIVREMEIKKYLAVINERFEYARKLKHAMLTLRTAGEKMGKYELEKRHAIELEDYEKANHKKMQLEQFRNEIFQQLGVEELLEANGPCSKNDECIDTNPENKNLLSPTMNIRNDRRSSSPNQMSPLHMSRYQSPRTGSPCTGSPVLNRGSLRRRNKSAGAIVKSTYEMYEDKPLPALRHSQTNEFLRECQIDQDSKTTSKLTEREKKQASLPILVFGTDLVEKFYSKHYSDKEEGLQCLKEELLSYDNTKMHTPNKTARASVFLLHRALRDKVFTVYNLANEVIRLFFVQFVPGRVLPAEVSRSVDKLLPELLTKSGDTSARIHHMAVHTILTMADVKAVRELHIIPVHLSRPVSSSTHPRLALSRAEMVEQLILNHGISTEKQSGLTCRTLSEFGSSGLHHPAEAVRKVSERVLVLVYKVNPRMVRKQLPPDDDITRRNLLYRQLFHEFDNIDLQRKRELLERNRLIQQCPGMSNGECFSSELQKDTKANNEISKCVSSGNIERMANSFVASDNGTRLNYILSKSQSGGNIVQTNGNNKQDQDRQSSSSASGVSSPSNNSQKTDSERHCIFCGQPEKVILLTSNSMNSHYWRQCPMLVRCKHCSQVVEVATLTEHLMMECEKHETFKQCSQCTEAINKEKNQVHLTECSDLPEGHTRCPLCHKNLETNELCWKNHFMGTNLCAKNARVKSVNSKQVTIQI from the exons ATGCCtaagaaaattggattttcatCTGCAAGTGCTTCCA GTGAGGATTCAAAATATCGACTTACAGAACTAAACAGCCACGGTCCCATTGTGCGAGGATGGAGGTCGGAAAAGAACTGCGATTACCCTCAAGAGATAGTGCTGCAATTAGAAAAAAGATGCGTTTTAgataaaatccaaattttggCTCATCAATACATGATAC CCTCAAGAGTGGAGTTTTATTGCAGTAATGAGGACAGTAACACCATTAGCGATATAGGCGATGTTAGCTGGGAATACATAGGATACGTCACGTTGACCAGTAATGAATCTACAGAATTCAAGAGCAGAGAGCTCAAATCGGCGAACGTGCCTAAGATGGAAGCTTCGTTTGTTAAGTTGAGTTTGTTCAAAAACCACATTATTCCTCTTAATGTTTTCAACCAG GTCAGTGTGATCGCATTTAATGTAATTGGCAGTGACCTGGACCATCAGCAGCACATCTCCAACGAAGAAGTGGATGGACAGATGGCAAAATTGAACGAGATAATTAATAATCCAGAATATTTTTCACCTTACGATGACTTGGCCTTTGATATGTACGTTGCAGCTGATGTGGCGAAAATTGTGAGGGAAATGGAGATAAAGAAGTATTTGGCTGTTATAA ATGAGAGATTTGAATATGCAAGGAAGCTCAAACACGCCATGCTGACCCTGCGAACAGCGGGAGAGAAAATGGGCAAATACGAACTGGAGAAGCGACATGCCATTGAGCTGGAAGACTACGAGAAGGCCAACCACAAGAAGATGCAACTGGAACAGTTTAGGAATGAGATTTTCCAGCAGCTTGGAGTGGAAGAGCTTCTGGAAGCTAACGGG CCTTGTTCGAAAAACGACGAATGCATCGACACAAATCCGGAAAACAAGAATCTCCTCTCTCCAACGATGAATATCAGAAACGATAGAAGATCAAGCTCGCCTAATCAAATGTCCCCGTTGCACATGTCGAGGTACCAAAGCCCTAGGACTGGATCACCCTGCACGGGGAGCCCCGTTCTGAACCGGGGATCTCTTAGAAGGCGAAACAAGTCCGCCGGCGCCATTGTGAAATCGACGTATGAGATGTATGAAGATAAACCTCTGCCTGCGTTAAGACA CTCTCAAACCAACGAGTTCCTCCGCGAATGCCAGATCGACCAAGACTCCAAGACCACCTCAAAGCTGACCGAACGCGAGAAGAAACAAGCTAGTCTCCCTATTCTGGTCTTCGGGACTGATCTAGTCGAGAAATTCTACTCTAAGCATTACTCAGATAAAGAGGAAGGTTTGCAATGCTTGAAGGAGGAGCTGCTCTCGTACGACAATACCAAGATGCACACCCCAAACAAAACTGCCAGGGCTTCGGTGTTCCTGCTACACAGGGCTTTAAGGGATAAAGTATTCACTGTATACAACCTGGCCAATGAGGTCATTAGGTTGTTTTTTGTGCAGTTTGTCCCTGGAAG AGTATTGCCGGCAGAAGTTTCTAGAAGTGTAGACAAGCTGCTACCAGAGCTATTGACTAAATCCGGAGACACCAGCGCTAGGATCCACCACATGGCTGTACACACCATACTGACAATGGCGGATGTTAAAGCTGTAAG AGAACTTCATATTATTCCGGTGCATTTGAGTAGGCCGGTTAGTAGCAGCACTCATCCTAGATTAGCGCTCAGTAGGGCGGAAATGGTCGAACAACTCATTTTGAATCATGGGATTTCCACTGAGAAACAGAG CGGATTAACGTGCCGAACACTATCAGAATTCGGATCTAGTGGCCTTCACCATCCAGCAGAGGCAGTACGGAAAGTCTCGGAAAGGGTTTTGGTACTCGTTTACAAGGTCAATCCTAGAATGGTACGGAAGCAACTGCCCCCTGATGACGATATAACCCGACGAAATCTGCTTTACAGACAACTGTTTCACGAGTTTGATAACATAGACTTGCAG CGTAAACGCGAGCTTCTGGAACGAAACCGGCTGATCCAGCAATGCCCAGGAATGTCCAACGGCGAGTGCTTCAGTTCAGAGCTGCAAAAAGATACGAAAGCTAAtaatgaaataagcaagtgCGTTAGCTCTGGAAACATAGAGCGCATGGCAAATAGCTTCGTTGCCAGCGACAATGGAACACGACTTAATTATATCTTATCCAAAAGCCAGAGTGGCGGTAACATTGTTCAAACCAATGGAAACAATAAACAGGACCAAGATCGGCAGAGCTCGAGTTCGGCCAGTGGAGTGTCCAGTCCTAGTAATAATTCGCAGAAAACCGATTCTGAGAG gCATTGCATATTCTGCGGCCAACCCGAAAAGGTAATCCTGCTAACGAGTAATTCGATGAATTCGCACTACTGGAGACAGTGTCCGATGTTGGTGCGGTGCAAGCACTGCAGCCAGGTGGTTGAAGTGGCGACGCTGACGGAACACCTGATGATGGAGTGCGAGAAGCACGAAACTTTCAAGCAATGCTCGCAGTGTACGGAGGCTATAAACAAAGAGAAGAATCAAGTACATTTGACCGAATGTAGTG ATTTACCCGAAGGACATACCAGATGCCCTCTCTGCCACAAAAACTTGGAAACTAATGAACTTTGTTGGAAAAATCACTTCATGGGAACGAATTTGTGCGCGAAAAATGCTAGAGTTAAAAGTGTCAATTCCAAACAAGtcacaattcaaatttaa